A stretch of Desulfotalea psychrophila LSv54 DNA encodes these proteins:
- a CDS encoding ABC transporter substrate-binding protein, whose amino-acid sequence MSKKLITGLIVTLALSFSLSTSALARTVVNGIDANYPPFAYVDKNGVPAGFDVDSMNWIAKHMDFEVIHKPMEWSTIVQAVASKKIDTVMSGMTITPERKAQVNFSDIYWSVKNVFVVKKDSQLTTDSILASKGRVGYQTGTSDGKWLDKENKAQGWGLQLRQYDSSPQIISEVLNGRLLAGEMNMTPAHDAISKGVPVKIAGNIGEHEDFGVAVRYDDKELLKIINQGLKDLMADPYYEQLKQKYFASK is encoded by the coding sequence ATGTCTAAAAAATTGATCACAGGTCTCATTGTTACCTTAGCCCTCAGCTTCAGCCTCAGCACCAGCGCCCTTGCCCGTACCGTCGTCAACGGCATTGATGCGAACTATCCCCCCTTTGCCTATGTAGACAAAAACGGTGTACCTGCAGGCTTTGACGTTGACAGCATGAACTGGATTGCCAAACACATGGATTTTGAGGTTATACATAAGCCCATGGAGTGGTCCACCATTGTCCAGGCCGTTGCTTCTAAAAAAATTGACACCGTTATGTCCGGCATGACCATCACCCCGGAACGCAAAGCACAGGTTAACTTCTCCGACATTTACTGGTCTGTAAAAAATGTCTTTGTAGTCAAGAAAGATAGTCAGCTCACCACCGATTCTATCCTTGCATCTAAGGGCCGTGTAGGGTATCAAACAGGAACCAGCGACGGCAAATGGCTCGACAAAGAAAATAAGGCTCAAGGTTGGGGACTTCAATTACGCCAATACGACTCCTCCCCACAGATCATATCTGAAGTACTCAACGGTCGACTTCTTGCAGGTGAGATGAACATGACTCCTGCCCACGATGCAATTTCCAAGGGTGTACCTGTTAAGATTGCAGGAAACATCGGTGAGCACGAAGACTTTGGTGTTGCCGTCCGCTACGATGACAAAGAACTCTTAAAAATCATCAACCAAGGCTTGAAAGATCTCATGGCTGATCCATACTATGAGCAGCTTAAACAAAAGTACTTTGCTTCTAAATAA
- a CDS encoding phosphagen kinase — MKSNPFPENAAGLAKKYLSPEILQALKGETTDSGFTLAMAIRSGVLNPDSSIGIYAGDAQSYRTFAAILHPIIEEYHGVSGEVRQESDLAAVTLANLDPEGRYIRSSRVRVARNLRGFPFTNHLKLEERRRLEEKIVAALSVLADDLRGEYHSFELLGAEKMAALRAEKLIFSKGDRFQEAAGFNADFPKSRGIFFSADKGLRIWLGEEDHMRIISQEGSADLAAVFNRLGRALTTLEASLDFVRDESYGYLSSCPTNIGTTMRAGVHIYLEKLNCNRQLLDALTEKHDLQIRGTGGEKTEVDGAVFDISNRRRLGISERQIITGLHAGLQEIIEAEKSL, encoded by the coding sequence TTGAAATCCAATCCATTTCCTGAAAACGCCGCAGGCCTTGCCAAAAAATACCTCAGCCCGGAGATCTTGCAGGCGCTCAAAGGTGAAACAACGGACAGTGGCTTTACCCTGGCCATGGCCATCCGCTCCGGAGTGCTTAATCCGGATAGTTCCATTGGCATATATGCGGGCGATGCCCAATCTTATCGGACATTCGCAGCGATTTTACATCCCATCATTGAGGAATACCATGGGGTTTCTGGGGAGGTGCGTCAGGAGTCTGATCTGGCCGCAGTAACTCTTGCGAACCTTGACCCCGAGGGCAGATATATTCGCTCCAGCCGGGTACGGGTGGCCAGAAACCTCAGGGGCTTTCCCTTTACCAACCATCTTAAGCTGGAGGAGAGAAGACGGTTGGAGGAGAAGATTGTAGCGGCCCTCTCCGTTCTTGCAGATGATCTCAGGGGGGAGTATCACTCCTTTGAACTGCTTGGGGCGGAGAAGATGGCCGCGCTCAGGGCTGAGAAGCTCATCTTTTCTAAGGGGGACAGGTTTCAGGAGGCGGCTGGCTTTAATGCCGATTTTCCAAAATCGAGGGGGATTTTCTTTTCAGCGGATAAGGGCCTTAGGATATGGCTGGGGGAAGAGGATCATATGCGTATTATCAGCCAAGAGGGATCGGCTGATCTGGCCGCAGTCTTCAACCGTCTTGGTCGGGCTCTTACGACTCTTGAGGCGAGCCTGGACTTTGTTCGGGATGAGAGCTATGGCTACTTGAGCTCCTGTCCCACCAATATTGGTACCACCATGAGGGCCGGCGTCCATATTTATCTGGAAAAGCTTAACTGTAACCGGCAGCTACTTGATGCTCTCACCGAAAAACATGATTTGCAGATTCGGGGCACAGGCGGTGAGAAGACCGAGGTGGATGGTGCCGTCTTTGATATTAGCAATAGAAGGCGTCTGGGCATCTCCGAACGACAGATTATCACTGGCCTCCATGCCGGCCTGCAGGAGATCATCGAAGCGGAAAAATCCCTCTGA
- a CDS encoding sigma-54-dependent transcriptional regulator, which produces MKSNILIIEDDQDMCDMLAMGLRRRGFAVSTYISGQEGLAAINPETTDVVLSDINLPDANGLDICKEVVANTPDIPVIIMTAFGSMDTAISAIRSGAYDFVTKPLDIDILALSLERAVQYRELKVRVKKLSDQIGQPQHFDNLMGESPVMEKLFSQLARIADSEASLLISGESGSGKELTAKAVHTHSRRRDNPLITINCAAMPGQLLESELFGHKKGAFTDAQNHNSGLFMAANGGTLFLDEVGEIPLKLQPKLLRALEERCVRPVGGQRELPFDVRIIAATNRDLESAVEDGLFREDLYYRLNVIKIELPPLRSRGADILLLAKKFMDAFATRQEKKVIGFSDTVAGKLLRYAWPGNVRELRNAIEHAVALTAFDTLMPEDLPEKIRHFRGDCILLGDQDPMELVSMEEMERRYITHVLKVSDNNRTLAARILQLDRKTLYRKLQRYEESQG; this is translated from the coding sequence ATGAAATCTAATATCCTCATCATAGAAGATGATCAGGATATGTGTGATATGCTGGCGATGGGTTTGCGTCGGCGTGGTTTTGCCGTCTCCACCTATATTTCAGGGCAGGAGGGGCTGGCTGCCATCAATCCTGAAACAACAGACGTGGTTCTGTCAGATATCAATCTCCCCGATGCCAATGGTCTTGATATTTGTAAAGAGGTTGTGGCCAATACGCCGGATATACCGGTTATTATAATGACCGCCTTCGGTAGTATGGATACGGCTATATCAGCCATTCGTTCAGGTGCCTATGACTTTGTAACCAAACCCCTTGATATTGATATCCTGGCCCTGAGTCTTGAGCGAGCTGTACAGTATCGCGAACTCAAGGTCCGGGTCAAAAAGCTCAGTGATCAAATCGGGCAACCACAGCATTTTGACAACCTCATGGGCGAAAGCCCTGTTATGGAAAAACTCTTTTCTCAGCTTGCCCGCATTGCAGATTCAGAGGCATCACTTCTTATTAGCGGGGAAAGTGGTTCAGGCAAAGAACTTACTGCCAAGGCTGTGCATACGCATAGTCGTCGCAGAGACAATCCCCTGATCACCATCAACTGTGCCGCTATGCCCGGCCAGCTTCTTGAAAGTGAACTCTTTGGACATAAAAAAGGTGCCTTTACCGATGCCCAAAACCATAATTCAGGCCTCTTTATGGCAGCAAACGGTGGCACCCTTTTTCTCGACGAGGTGGGTGAAATTCCGTTGAAGCTTCAGCCTAAACTTTTACGGGCCCTTGAGGAGCGGTGCGTGCGGCCCGTAGGTGGGCAAAGAGAGCTTCCCTTTGATGTACGAATCATTGCCGCTACCAATCGTGATCTTGAGTCGGCTGTGGAGGATGGCCTTTTTCGAGAAGACCTTTACTACCGTCTCAATGTTATCAAGATTGAACTCCCCCCCCTGCGCTCACGAGGAGCGGATATTTTGCTCCTGGCCAAGAAGTTCATGGATGCCTTTGCCACTCGGCAAGAGAAGAAGGTTATAGGGTTTTCCGATACTGTGGCCGGGAAACTCCTGCGCTACGCCTGGCCGGGTAATGTTCGAGAACTGCGCAATGCCATCGAGCACGCAGTAGCGCTCACTGCTTTTGACACACTTATGCCAGAAGATCTTCCTGAAAAGATTCGGCATTTCCGGGGCGACTGCATCCTTCTGGGAGACCAGGACCCCATGGAACTTGTCTCCATGGAAGAGATGGAGAGACGCTATATTACCCATGTATTAAAAGTTTCAGATAATAACAGAACCCTGGCCGCGCGAATTCTTCAGCTTGACCGAAAAACCCTCTACCGTAAGTTGCAACGCTATGAAGAAAGCCAGGGATAG
- a CDS encoding replication-associated recombination protein A: protein MSKQFSLVDSIPASTKAPLAERARPQKLEEIHGQNKLLEKGSILRSMIEQDDYSSFILWGPPGTGKTTIARFIETHTKHIFASLSAVLTKIAEVKALMEQARFRLQAEGQKTLVFVDEIHRFNKSQQDAFLPYVESGAIVLLGATTENPSFEVISALLSRCHVFTLQPLSIEDIKSIMTRALKEIPREIHISDQALTMLAEKSGGDGRKALNHLETVARSGATGDSIDIEKAIQAISQRSLFYDKRGEEHFNLISALQKSIRGSDPQAAIYWLARMLESGEDPMYITRRLVRIATEDVGLADPQALVQAVACKDAVHFLGMPEANTVMTQLVIYLATAPKSNRVEIAYLQAREDALKTGQHKVPLDICNAPTRLMAELGYKKNYRYSHDYENSYSYQRYFPEEMEEQEYYKPSSFGFEKDIQKRLDWWQALKAEQLKKKP, encoded by the coding sequence ATGTCAAAACAGTTCAGCCTGGTTGATTCTATACCCGCATCAACCAAGGCCCCCCTCGCAGAACGCGCCCGTCCACAGAAACTTGAAGAGATCCATGGCCAGAACAAGCTACTGGAAAAAGGTTCTATCCTACGTTCCATGATAGAGCAGGATGACTACTCATCCTTCATTCTCTGGGGCCCTCCCGGCACCGGCAAGACCACCATCGCCCGCTTCATCGAAACCCACACCAAACATATCTTCGCCTCTCTCAGTGCCGTCCTTACTAAAATTGCCGAGGTAAAGGCCCTGATGGAACAGGCCCGCTTTCGCCTACAGGCAGAAGGGCAAAAGACTCTGGTCTTTGTCGATGAAATTCACCGCTTTAACAAATCACAACAGGATGCCTTTCTTCCCTATGTGGAATCAGGTGCCATTGTTCTTTTAGGGGCGACCACAGAAAACCCCTCCTTTGAGGTAATCTCCGCCCTTCTCTCCCGCTGCCATGTCTTCACCCTTCAGCCACTCTCTATTGAAGATATAAAATCCATCATGACCAGAGCCCTAAAAGAGATCCCCAGAGAGATTCATATAAGCGATCAGGCCCTAACAATGCTTGCCGAAAAATCCGGAGGAGACGGACGCAAGGCCCTCAACCACTTGGAAACAGTTGCCAGGAGCGGAGCGACGGGAGACAGTATTGACATAGAAAAGGCGATACAGGCAATCTCGCAGCGATCACTCTTTTACGATAAACGGGGAGAGGAGCACTTCAACCTCATCTCCGCCCTACAGAAATCCATCCGTGGCAGTGACCCACAGGCGGCAATATACTGGCTGGCCCGAATGTTAGAGTCGGGGGAAGACCCCATGTATATCACCCGCAGGCTGGTTCGAATCGCCACGGAAGATGTTGGCCTTGCCGACCCACAGGCACTTGTTCAAGCCGTGGCCTGCAAAGATGCAGTCCACTTCTTGGGCATGCCGGAGGCCAATACGGTCATGACCCAACTGGTTATCTATCTGGCCACCGCCCCAAAGAGCAACCGGGTTGAAATTGCCTACCTCCAGGCTCGGGAAGATGCCCTGAAAACCGGACAACACAAGGTGCCTCTGGATATCTGCAACGCCCCCACCAGACTTATGGCTGAACTGGGATACAAGAAGAACTACCGCTACTCCCACGACTACGAAAACAGCTACAGCTACCAACGATACTTCCCAGAGGAAATGGAGGAACAGGAGTACTACAAGCCCTCATCCTTCGGCTTTGAAAAAGATATCCAGAAACGCCTGGACTGGTGGCAGGCACTGAAGGCAGAACAACTCAAGAAAAAGCCCTAG
- a CDS encoding sensor histidine kinase, with protein MKLFYQLFVSIFLGVLLLIGADSYLRFRAAIAQYETDMITSAIQDGKSISGMISHVWRESGEEKAIELIHDASEAGGIDIRWVWFDSLAEDALANLKKEAQLENLLADNIVSVKMRNKNGATHRYTYVPVDVSPGRKGALELNQTLFFLQHYSRNLLLHALIMAGLFALISGIILYIIINRNIRMPLGKLMAQARRIGNGEITAYEQIVGEGEFAKMSTVMNDMCSRLLIAKEKIGFEHDARLRTLDQLRHTERLSTFGLLAAEIAHELGTPLNVVDGRAKMIIREELNPQEIKECATIIKSQSERMAVIIRQLLEFTRCPKQKASNTNVGLLVKQIIQLLHPMGNKQAVSFELDSLEKSECTLYCDATQIQQVLINLLMNSVQAMPSGGKIYISLTNPILPLFENEDGREQKYLKIRIRDEGEGISKDDLAHIFTPFFTTKGLGTGTGLGLSIAHGMVEEHGGWIDVKSEADNGSCFSVYLPMQETIDEI; from the coding sequence ATGAAACTCTTTTATCAACTTTTTGTCTCTATCTTCCTGGGCGTACTTCTCCTGATTGGTGCAGATAGCTACCTACGCTTTCGGGCAGCGATTGCTCAATATGAGACTGATATGATTACCAGTGCTATTCAGGATGGGAAAAGCATCTCCGGCATGATTTCTCATGTGTGGCGTGAAAGTGGTGAAGAAAAAGCTATCGAGCTGATACATGATGCCAGTGAAGCAGGTGGCATTGATATTCGTTGGGTATGGTTTGATTCTCTTGCAGAAGATGCGCTGGCAAATCTCAAAAAAGAAGCCCAGCTCGAAAACCTACTTGCAGATAATATCGTTTCGGTGAAGATGCGAAACAAAAATGGTGCCACTCATCGTTACACCTATGTTCCTGTAGATGTGAGTCCAGGGCGAAAGGGTGCACTGGAACTTAATCAAACCCTCTTCTTTTTGCAGCACTATTCCAGGAATCTTCTTCTCCATGCACTTATTATGGCAGGACTTTTTGCCCTGATTTCCGGTATTATTCTCTATATCATTATTAATCGAAACATACGGATGCCACTGGGCAAACTCATGGCGCAGGCACGCAGGATAGGTAACGGTGAGATTACTGCCTATGAACAGATAGTAGGAGAGGGTGAATTTGCCAAGATGAGCACAGTTATGAATGATATGTGTTCACGGCTTCTTATCGCCAAAGAAAAAATTGGCTTTGAACATGACGCCCGACTGAGAACCCTTGATCAACTGCGACATACTGAACGCCTCTCCACCTTTGGCCTGCTGGCAGCAGAGATTGCCCATGAACTGGGAACACCTCTCAATGTTGTGGATGGACGGGCAAAAATGATTATACGCGAAGAGCTGAATCCGCAAGAAATTAAGGAGTGCGCAACCATCATCAAGAGTCAATCCGAGCGGATGGCGGTAATTATACGTCAACTGCTTGAATTCACCAGATGCCCCAAACAAAAAGCCTCAAACACCAATGTGGGTCTTCTGGTCAAACAGATCATTCAGCTTCTCCATCCCATGGGAAACAAGCAGGCTGTCAGTTTTGAGCTCGATAGCCTGGAAAAAAGTGAGTGTACTCTCTACTGTGATGCTACCCAAATCCAACAGGTCCTCATTAACCTCCTTATGAACAGTGTGCAGGCAATGCCATCCGGCGGCAAGATATATATTAGTCTGACCAATCCCATCCTACCTCTCTTTGAAAACGAGGATGGAAGAGAGCAAAAATATCTTAAGATACGAATACGTGATGAGGGAGAAGGGATAAGCAAGGACGATCTTGCCCATATTTTTACTCCATTTTTTACCACCAAGGGTTTAGGCACCGGTACAGGACTGGGACTCTCCATTGCCCATGGCATGGTTGAAGAACACGGTGGTTGGATTGATGTAAAAAGCGAGGCAGACAATGGTTCCTGCTTTTCCGTCTACCTCCCCATGCAGGAGACCATAGATGAAATCTAA
- a CDS encoding SHOCT domain-containing protein produces the protein MGPEFFWMGGMWMFPISVIVALLVVIYLIFGRGTARGPWSDSDHAQGPESALDILKKRYARGEISKEEFAQIKKDLLQ, from the coding sequence ATGGGACCGGAATTTTTTTGGATGGGTGGAATGTGGATGTTTCCGATTTCTGTGATTGTTGCCCTACTGGTTGTCATCTACCTGATATTTGGCCGGGGAACTGCCAGAGGACCATGGTCTGACTCCGATCATGCGCAGGGTCCAGAGTCTGCCCTCGATATCCTGAAAAAACGATACGCCAGAGGAGAGATAAGCAAAGAAGAATTTGCACAGATAAAAAAAGATCTTCTCCAATAA
- a CDS encoding amino acid ABC transporter ATP-binding protein → MTSPVLFARNINVTLGGNPILKNVSLNMPKGSLKVLIGPSGAGKSTFLQTLNYLIPYDSGKLELHGKVVDVDNKKELYAYRQQVGMIFQDFNLFDHLNAIDNVAIALRKVKGMKKSEANIRAMAELTRVGLEEKGDLYPAELSGGQKQRVAIARALAMDPTVLLLDEPTSALDPELVGEVLSVIRDLTKAGLTMVMATHQMDFARALAHEIVFMQDGEIIEQGSPAELLREGSKTRTGDFCARLEMSIDEE, encoded by the coding sequence ATGACAAGCCCAGTACTCTTTGCCCGTAACATAAATGTTACTCTAGGTGGCAACCCCATACTCAAAAATGTATCTCTGAATATGCCCAAGGGCTCTCTTAAGGTACTTATCGGCCCCTCCGGTGCCGGTAAATCAACCTTTCTCCAGACCCTCAATTACCTCATCCCCTACGATAGCGGCAAGCTTGAGCTCCATGGCAAAGTCGTTGATGTTGACAACAAAAAAGAACTCTATGCCTACCGTCAACAGGTGGGAATGATCTTTCAGGATTTCAATCTATTTGACCATCTCAACGCCATAGATAATGTTGCCATTGCCCTACGCAAGGTTAAGGGAATGAAAAAAAGCGAGGCCAATATCCGAGCCATGGCAGAACTAACAAGGGTCGGTCTGGAAGAGAAGGGAGATCTCTACCCGGCAGAACTCTCCGGAGGCCAAAAACAACGAGTGGCCATCGCCCGAGCCCTGGCAATGGACCCCACCGTCCTCCTCCTTGACGAACCCACCTCTGCCCTTGATCCTGAGCTGGTAGGCGAGGTACTCTCAGTTATTCGAGATCTGACCAAGGCAGGACTTACCATGGTCATGGCCACCCATCAGATGGACTTTGCCCGCGCCCTTGCCCATGAGATCGTATTTATGCAGGATGGCGAAATTATCGAGCAGGGAAGCCCTGCAGAACTCCTGAGGGAGGGAAGCAAGACGAGAACAGGTGATTTCTGTGCACGCCTTGAAATGTCTATCGACGAGGAATAA
- a CDS encoding NADH-quinone oxidoreductase subunit B family protein, translating to MLKIIKNKMEQGNKTAKYPKEPISLYHRYRGMPVINKDCSAEIARQCLDICPQECIDPEAKTIDLGRCTFCGQCETVAEGNFVKFSQNFELGAANRDELIVGSTGLPALAKQSKAHFKKLFGRSLQLRQVSAGGCNSCEADTNVLNTPFFDLSRFGIDFVASPRHADGLHVTGPISHNMRQALITTYEAVASPKVVIASGCCSISGGPFYGSSEVVGDLNSLLPVDLYIPGCPPHPLTTLHALLNYFK from the coding sequence ATGCTGAAAATAATAAAGAATAAAATGGAGCAGGGGAATAAAACCGCCAAGTATCCCAAGGAGCCGATTTCCCTCTACCACCGCTACCGAGGAATGCCTGTTATCAACAAGGATTGCTCAGCGGAGATTGCAAGGCAATGTCTAGATATCTGTCCTCAAGAGTGTATTGATCCAGAGGCAAAAACCATTGATCTGGGGAGATGTACCTTTTGCGGCCAATGCGAAACGGTTGCCGAGGGGAATTTTGTAAAATTCAGCCAGAACTTTGAATTGGGTGCAGCCAATCGAGATGAATTGATTGTTGGCAGCACAGGGCTTCCTGCCCTGGCAAAACAGTCAAAGGCACATTTCAAGAAGCTCTTTGGCAGATCCCTGCAACTCCGTCAGGTATCCGCTGGCGGCTGTAACTCCTGTGAAGCTGATACCAACGTACTGAACACCCCATTTTTTGATCTATCCAGGTTCGGGATTGATTTTGTTGCCTCCCCTCGCCACGCTGATGGTCTCCATGTGACTGGACCCATTTCCCATAATATGAGACAGGCGCTCATCACCACCTATGAGGCAGTTGCCTCTCCCAAGGTTGTCATTGCCAGCGGCTGCTGCTCTATCTCTGGTGGACCTTTTTACGGAAGCAGCGAAGTTGTGGGCGATTTGAATAGCTTGCTTCCCGTAGACCTCTATATTCCCGGTTGCCCTCCTCATCCCCTCACCACCCTGCATGCCCTGTTGAACTATTTCAAATAA
- a CDS encoding LysE family translocator, with amino-acid sequence MNLSLLSLFVPTFIIVSATPGMCMTLSMTLGMTIGVRRTLWMMAGELVGVGLVAIAAVVGVASIMLRYPSVFMVLKYIGATYLCWLGIQLWRSCGRMAVHEFGDGGQASSGRKELVVQGFVTAVANPKGWAFFVSLLPPFIDASQPLTLQLSMLVSFILIIEFCFLLFYAQGGKTLRKFLQKRGNVQRINRLAGVMMVAVGFWLALG; translated from the coding sequence ATGAATCTTTCTCTTCTTTCCCTCTTTGTTCCTACCTTTATCATTGTCTCGGCAACCCCTGGGATGTGTATGACTCTCTCCATGACTCTGGGGATGACCATTGGCGTTCGCCGCACCCTGTGGATGATGGCGGGGGAGTTGGTGGGGGTTGGACTGGTGGCCATTGCGGCTGTTGTGGGCGTTGCCTCGATAATGCTTCGCTATCCTTCTGTCTTTATGGTTTTGAAGTATATTGGCGCCACCTACCTCTGCTGGCTCGGTATTCAGCTCTGGCGGAGTTGTGGGCGGATGGCCGTTCATGAGTTTGGCGATGGGGGACAGGCTAGTTCCGGACGAAAAGAGCTGGTGGTTCAGGGCTTTGTCACAGCCGTTGCCAATCCTAAGGGTTGGGCCTTTTTTGTCTCTCTCTTGCCGCCCTTTATCGATGCCAGCCAGCCTCTTACGCTTCAGCTGAGTATGCTTGTCTCTTTTATTCTGATCATTGAGTTCTGCTTTCTCCTCTTCTATGCTCAGGGCGGTAAGACCCTGCGCAAGTTTTTGCAGAAGAGGGGCAATGTGCAACGGATTAACCGTCTTGCCGGAGTGATGATGGTGGCTGTTGGCTTCTGGCTGGCCCTGGGCTAG
- a CDS encoding iron-containing alcohol dehydrogenase: MCNQTTKPVEFIMPPITVIGSGAIRELPERLVAIQGTKPLVVTDKGMTALGVTATIVGILEKAGMACAVYDETVPNPTDKNVEAGLAAYVAHGCDSIITLGGGSAHDCGKGIGLVATNGGRIHDYEGVNKSHARMPSFIAINTTAGTASEMTRFCIITDSVRKVKMTIVDRRVTPRLAMDDPDLMLGLPPGLTAATGLDALTHAIEAFVSTDATHMTDANAEKAIKLIAKYLRRAVGNGRNVEAREAMCYAQYQAGMAFNNAGLGYVHAMAHQLGGYLNLPHGECNAILLPYVCEFNMIACMDRFAEMADLLGVKEGARTQREMALNVIKAIRDLMDDVAIPPSLTALAAKYGKTVNPEDFVMMAENAMKDACAATNPRRMSMENIIAIYQAVL; this comes from the coding sequence ATGTGTAATCAGACGACAAAGCCTGTTGAGTTTATTATGCCACCGATAACGGTTATAGGTTCAGGAGCAATCAGAGAGTTACCGGAACGACTTGTTGCAATTCAGGGAACAAAGCCCCTGGTTGTTACTGATAAGGGGATGACTGCTCTTGGCGTTACTGCAACCATCGTAGGTATATTAGAAAAGGCTGGCATGGCCTGTGCTGTTTATGATGAGACTGTGCCCAACCCAACCGATAAAAATGTTGAAGCTGGTCTTGCCGCATATGTGGCCCATGGTTGTGACTCTATTATTACCCTTGGTGGTGGTAGTGCCCATGATTGTGGTAAGGGTATTGGCCTGGTGGCAACCAACGGTGGCAGAATTCATGACTATGAAGGTGTCAATAAATCTCATGCTCGTATGCCGAGTTTTATTGCGATTAACACCACAGCAGGAACTGCCTCGGAGATGACTCGTTTCTGTATCATCACCGACAGTGTGCGTAAGGTGAAGATGACAATTGTCGATCGTCGTGTAACTCCTCGCCTTGCCATGGATGATCCTGATCTGATGTTGGGCCTTCCTCCCGGTCTTACCGCTGCAACCGGTCTTGACGCCCTGACTCACGCTATTGAAGCATTTGTCTCCACCGATGCTACCCATATGACCGATGCCAATGCTGAAAAGGCAATTAAGTTGATTGCCAAGTATCTGCGTCGTGCCGTGGGGAATGGTCGCAATGTTGAGGCTCGTGAGGCGATGTGTTATGCCCAGTATCAGGCGGGGATGGCCTTTAATAACGCAGGGCTTGGCTATGTGCATGCCATGGCCCATCAGCTTGGCGGTTATCTCAATTTACCCCATGGTGAGTGTAACGCAATCCTTCTGCCCTATGTCTGTGAGTTCAATATGATTGCCTGTATGGATCGTTTTGCCGAGATGGCAGACCTCCTTGGGGTCAAAGAGGGGGCCCGCACTCAGAGGGAGATGGCTCTTAATGTAATTAAGGCGATCAGGGATCTGATGGATGATGTGGCTATTCCACCAAGCCTTACCGCTCTGGCAGCTAAGTATGGTAAGACAGTCAATCCGGAAGATTTTGTTATGATGGCCGAAAATGCCATGAAGGATGCCTGTGCTGCCACCAATCCGCGGCGGATGAGCATGGAAAATATTATTGCCATCTACCAGGCCGTTCTCTAG
- a CDS encoding YqaE/Pmp3 family membrane protein — MELIKIICAIILPPLGAFLQVGIGKHFWINIILTLCGYIPGIVHAVWVVAKNK; from the coding sequence ATGGAACTTATCAAAATCATATGCGCAATCATACTGCCACCCTTAGGCGCCTTTCTCCAGGTTGGTATCGGCAAACACTTCTGGATTAATATTATTTTAACCCTATGCGGATATATCCCCGGGATTGTCCATGCCGTATGGGTTGTGGCAAAAAACAAATAA
- a CDS encoding amino acid ABC transporter permease — MLLQKLSVVLDALPYILQGAGVTLIIVGGAMCLGLALGIPFALGQVYGPRPVRYFISLYVWFFRGVPILILMFLFYFGVFELLGLNLSALTTTALVLGMTSAAYQSQIFKGAILSLPHGQIRAAEALGMNRPQAICSIVLPQAMRVSIPAWSNEYSIILKDSALAYVVGAMDMFTRTHFVASRTYEHLTLFIFVGLLYLIITVIGVKVLARLEKKLHIPGYTA; from the coding sequence ATGTTACTGCAAAAATTATCCGTTGTTCTTGATGCCCTACCGTATATCCTTCAAGGGGCAGGCGTCACTCTCATTATTGTTGGAGGCGCCATGTGCTTGGGCCTTGCTCTGGGAATCCCCTTTGCCCTAGGCCAGGTCTATGGCCCCCGCCCCGTTCGTTATTTCATTAGTTTATACGTATGGTTCTTTCGCGGGGTACCAATTCTTATCCTGATGTTCTTGTTTTACTTCGGAGTGTTTGAGCTACTGGGTTTAAACCTTTCAGCCCTCACCACCACAGCCTTGGTGCTGGGAATGACAAGCGCCGCCTACCAATCCCAAATTTTCAAAGGTGCTATTCTCTCCCTTCCCCATGGCCAGATCCGGGCAGCAGAGGCACTGGGCATGAATCGGCCCCAGGCCATCTGTTCCATTGTCCTGCCTCAGGCTATGCGAGTCTCCATCCCTGCTTGGTCAAATGAATATTCAATCATATTAAAAGATTCGGCACTTGCCTATGTGGTTGGTGCCATGGATATGTTTACCCGCACCCACTTTGTCGCCTCCCGAACCTATGAACATTTAACTCTTTTTATTTTTGTCGGTCTTCTTTACCTTATCATCACCGTTATCGGCGTAAAAGTACTCGCCAGACTTGAAAAGAAGCTACATATTCCTGGCTACACAGCGTAA